cacactggggagaaaccctataactgcctggagtgtggacagagctttgctcatagttcaggactacgtacacatcaaaggactcacactggggagaaaccctataactgcctggaatgtggaaagagctttgctcgtagttcaggcctacgtagacatcaaaggactcacactggggagaaaccctataactgcctggagtgtggacagagctttactcagaagggacaattacattcacatcaaaggactcacagtggggagaaaccctataattgccttgagtgtggacagagcttcactcatagttcagacctacgtagacatcaaaggactcacactggggagaaaccctatacatgccttgagtgtggacagagctttgctcagaagggacacttacattcacatcaaaggactcacactggggagaaaccctatacatgccttgagtgtggacagagctttactcagaagggacacttacatttacatcaaaggattcacactggggagaaaccttataaatgcctggagtgtggacagagctttgctcagagtggaactttacgttcccatcaaaggactcacactggggagaaaccatagaaatgcctggagtgtggacagagcttttcacggAATAAGCTTATAcatagacatcatagaattcacCCTGGAGAGAATGATGTTAATTGACCtcagagtgtcattctaacatgtacaaaagcaactcttgcaaattttggaaatgcagGCTCAAAGTTGGGACATGTCATCACATGTGGTGaattgtagaaagattgaactaaaaatacagtgttccctcactaatcCCCGGGTttgggttccaggaccacccacaataagtgaaaatccgcgaagtagggatgctatatatttttacattattttagtagttatacactattttaagtctttatcaagaaATCATGTGTTGAtcaatcgcctccttctcttgttgccgcttgggctccttttctctcccttcggcatctccttcctcccttccttaggctgtacattgtaatttttttattatttatagtaatcttttagagtttattgaaaaaccgcaaaactgTGAATCCTCAAagagcgaagtagtgagggaactctgtatgttccattctggaagtaattatattatctaaagggaatagaataatgagagataaaaattaacagattgCCTTTGGGCAGGTATCCCTGTCGtttgttagttcagttgtgtgtctatgAAGGTAACTGTTTCGCAGGtctgtttgtttctgatttagttttgtatctcatgtagtagttagtttcatgtgtagttgaagcattatatacaatttctgccttttttgtaatgttgcttttaatctctcttttttgatttttattttttttgccatAAAGAGGGGGATTTATAAGGGACAAAACTGCTGAAACCGtcaacttgttttgttctgaacccaaaggtttcctgttctttggctgccgagtgttcagggaagagtgaggtctgtgagatcagtgagtagaaaacatgacacaatttagataatggtttgtgacacaacaacaacccttgtaGTAGTCAATGGGATATTCTGTATGCCTTCTTTAATGTCAAGTAAGACAATTtccccttatgtctggaggctctgtcgaactggctacgtgctagtagactgaaggtgaacctggcgaagaccgagattctctggcatggccgctcgactggtctgacccacttgctacccaccttcgatggtgctgccctatctccttcgcctaccattaagagcctgggtgtcgttttagattcacagctgacaatggaagctcaggtcgctgctgccagcaaacaggcctttttccacctacgacaagcgaggcaactggcaccctatctatctgatgaggcgctggcaacggTCATCcctgccacggtcacgtctaggctggactattgcaacgccctgtatgttggccttccgatgtccatgacccgaaagctcgtattgttcagaatgcggcagccaggctactcacaagaacacccatgaaatgccacataacaccagtgctgcagcatctgcattggcttccaactggttaccatggtctatataagatgctagtcctgacctttaaaactctttacggccagggcccatcgtaccttagggaccgtctctcctcccatcatcggaggtcgcaacgaccatcccaacgagacttactttatgtaccgggtcctagagaagtgcacttggaaaggaccagacgcagagctttttctatttctgcccctgccgttcctggaaggtgtaggacccaagaaataggctcacaccgctggtcgcaatggaaaactttattgaatccgccttgccaagatgactgcaaaagcttttactgaccctcttccgcttttcccctcagtatatggggttgttgcttcccccctcctccttctccatccacacctccctttccttttgtcctttcccacgtttgaagaccagaccctgtcataaatcagcctatcccgccaaatggtctccttcctctgccctcttgtagtcaggttgcgaaaagaccagctttgatgatgctgttctttgttgcaccctgcGGGGAGAcgaccctgcggggagagacaaagttccgacaatctaagaacaacagcagcagaataagccaggagaaggaaagaagaaggagagagagagagtccaacccccccccccttttcgggatcatggtccaggtttatggggaaactttgtgtgaaactgttttctcaactttggggctttaacatgctctgctgctacccattccaggtgtaaggtctgtgaagaccattggaccaagtagtacagtttcccccgagacttcttggagtctaggatatccttgatttcaaaatgggtgtgtgcccccaccataatggggaccggatctgcccccggtttactccatctgtgagtgtttggcgctggtttcagcaggctaacgtgaaacactgggtgcaccttgcgccatctatgaggcaattgtaaccgtactgtcactgggttcacaacggccgaaatgggaaagggaccaacatatcgtgggctcagcttccgggatggttgtgtggatttcaggtgctttgtcaacaagtacactaactcccccactttgtagtccggtggtgctgttctctttctatctgcatatttcttgtaatccactttggcgGTGTACCTGTgagataatttaaaaatatatatatttatcacaACAGACCAGGCAGAAGCACTTCTGGCTTTAGTCGGGTGGTCCAACTTCTGACCAAATGGTTATATTGAAGactacctttatttccttgaGTACTCTGTCGACCACCTACCAAGGAATctcttgttttattattattatttttattattttttagtgatgCAAACATACAAACTTAAAATAAAACCGGGAAGAATCACATAGGGGGAACAGTGAGGAAACGGGAAGAGGAGAGGGAAGGAATAGGGAttggggagaggaggggaaggggaataGGAATACGTTAATACAAGCAAATATTCCTCTAATTAAATCGATTTAAGAAAGTTACTATTTGTGACCCGGTCCTTCTATTATTTTAGTTTATActtttgttttgaaatacatGTCCACTTTTTCCCAATTAGTCTCCTTGATGGGTTTACCTCTTGATTCTTTCATATAAAAAGTTAATTGATCCATGTCTTTGatttctttcaccttctctaACCAAATATCTAAGTTAGGAATCTGTTCAAGTTTCCATTTTTTAGCCAGTACTATTCTGGCAGCTGTTGTTGTATATATAAATAGTTTATCGTCATTTAAGTCCCAATTTAATGAAGGATCTAGAATACCTAGTAAATAAGATTCCGGTTTCATAAGGaactttatatttaatattttttgaaTTTCTTCATGGATATTTTTCCAAAATTTCTGTATTCTCGGGCACGACCACCATAAATGATAAAAAGATCCCTCCTGTgacttacatttccaacagttatTTGAGTAATTCTTATACATTGCTCGCAACTTTTTTCTACCAAGGAATCTCTTGTATTATgttcacctttttaaaaattctgagaTGGCCCGATGGCGTCTCATTCCTGTCCACCCAGCAAGCAATATGTCAAAATGGCCAAAGTGTTTCACTTTACCCATGTTAGAAAAAAGGGCACTCTTTTGATATCTGTCCGTCCCCCTCTGGCACATGGTTTACGAGTCATGCCTTCTATTCCTGATAGTCTTTGGAGCAGACAATGTCCTTTACCCTCGGGTCACACATGGCTGCCATCATGTGGACATGGCTGTTCAGTAGCGGCTCCAGCCATTTATGGACTGCTAGCATCAACTTTCTCATGACCTTCAGGACCTGTGGCGTTAGGGAGTTGAGTGTCCGTCCGCCTCCGAGCATAACTAGGTGCCTCTTAAGGGCCAAGACCAGAGGCACTGCCTGGCTGAGAAGGGCCCCCTGAGCTGAAAGGGTCTCTGTTGCTTCTTTAAAAGGTTTCAGAACGtcaaccagctgggagatggtgtcccactcttgtttGCTCGGCACCAGCCTGCTAATTGGAGCAACCAaggtgagggagatgccgtggaccgccttctgctgctccacgATTCGTGCCAGCATCTTGTAGGTGGAATTCCACCTTGTGGATACGTCCtgtagcagcttgtgctgcggaaGCCTTTCCAAGTTCTGCCTGTCCCGCAGCTCTTGGGCCGCCTTCATGCTCCGATGGAAAAACCCGGCAATCTTCCAGCAGCGTTTGATAAGCTGACCGATGTGCGCGCCTGCGTTGGAGGTGTGTTGTTCCTCATTGGTCTTGAAAGCATTTTTGacatttgttttgtctttttcttcATCCATGCAACAATTACAATCTCctccaaaaattattttttgctGATGATAATTTTCTACTTGACTTAATACTTTTTCATAGAATTCCCGCTGCTTAACATTTGGGGCATACACATTTATTAATACTAACTTTTCTTCCCCTATTTCcccatacattattatatatcttccttcctCATCTTTCACAACTTTATTTACAACCATACTACATTTTTTGGCAATTATTATTGCTACTCCTTTAGATTTAGATGTCCCAAATGATTTCTCATAACATCTAATCCAATTTGATTTCAACTCATTTGTACCTTCTCTGGCTTGGTGGGTCTCTTGCAAGAAGATCACATGTGCTGCATCTTTCTTCAATAGGGCTTCAATTCTCCTCCGTTTCATTAATGTTCCTAGGCCTTTGGTGTTCAACGTCAATATTTTTAGTTTAGTAGACATCCCAAATATTATTTACTTTCTCCTTTTTTATGGCTCGGATTAATGTGAACCCTTTCCCCTTATCCTCtatcccttcctcccctccctttataccccccctttcccttcttctcccttttccccaTTCCCATTTGTTGGGTCTCCACCCAACCATGGCCCCCTGGCCTTCCCAAATGGAGATGGGTGGAGACGAAATCTGATCATGGCCCAAGGTCGACCTCCCCCCGAGTGCTCATTTTTCCACCTTCTCTTCTTGCAGTGTCTAATTTGCTAGTAGTTTTCCTGTTGCTCCTTTCCTCCAACTGCTCCAATCAATTCCTCcaattttctttcttcatttgctGCTCCAGCCGGTTCTCCTACTCCTCTATCTTTTCTCTCTGGTCCCACTGCATTCTTCCTCTTGTTTATATTCAGTTCCTTCAGTAGTTTCAATCCTTCCTCGGCAGAATTCACGCTGTATCTTTTCCCTGCCCATTGGAACTTCAAAAACAATGGATATCCCCACATGTAGGGTATACCCGCTTCCATCAATTTACTTGTAACTAACTTCATTCCGTGTCTCCAATTCTTAGTCTCTGGGCAGTAGTCATTGTACATTTCCAGTTTTGTTCTTCCAATTTTTAATCTATCTGGATTTTTCCTCATTATTTTCATTAGAGCTTCTTTCTTTGAATAATGTAATATTCGGAAAACAATGCAAAGATCAAATAGAGGATTAACAGAATTAAGTAAAGTTATGAATAAATAGCACTTAAAGGATGTATGGAGGGTGGTAAAGGGAGataaaaaaatatacattttattctGCTGTACATAGAGTATACACAAGAATtgattatttctttgtttcagtAAACATGCTGAATAAGTTGTTAGACGCAAATATTAGTAATATAAGGGTCTCGGATCATGCCTTGGTGTCAATGGAAATTGGGTTAAAGTGTGATTATGAAAAAATGAGAAGGTGGAGGTTAAACGCTAGGATATTGAATTATAAAGATATTGTAGAAAAAATAAAAGCCGAATGGCAAGAAACATGGGAAATAAATGAAGGAGGTGTGCCAAAAGGAATTCTGTGGGATACAATGAAGGCGGTGATAAGAGGATTATGTATAAAGGAGACAATCAAGCTAAAgaggaaacaagaagaaaggaaaaggagctTGAATAAAGATATAGAAGAGCTGGAGAAGGATTATATTAGAAAGGTagatacacaaacatatataaaattaagggCCAAAAAAGAAGAATTTGATAAAATTGAAATTGATGAGGTTCAAGAAaacttaatatatttaaaaagagaatttttcgAATATAGCAATAGGAACTCAAAAATGCTAGCTAGATCAAcgcaaaaaaagaaaatggaaaatttaataaatatgataagaaataaaaaaggagaaatatGTAGATCAGTGAAAGAAAAAATAGAGGTTTTTGAAGAATTCTATAAAGAATTATACCAAACAAAGGCCTGTTCCATAGAAGAAATTAGGAAATACGTAGAGGAAAATTGGGAGGGTAAATTAGGAGAAGAAGACAAAGAATTATTAGAGAAGCCCATAGAGAGATGCAAAATAGAAGAAactattaaaaaattaaagattGGGAAGGCCCCA
This window of the Anolis carolinensis isolate JA03-04 unplaced genomic scaffold, rAnoCar3.1.pri scaffold_17, whole genome shotgun sequence genome carries:
- the LOC134294597 gene encoding zinc finger and SCAN domain-containing protein 2-like, whose protein sequence is MEEKAYKCIECGKSFSKHGKLKRHQRTHTGEKPYNCLECGQSFTQKGNLHTHQRTHTWEKPYNCLECGQSFAHSSGLRSHQRTHTGEKPYNCQECGQSFAHSSGLRSHQRTHTGEKPYNCQECGQSFAHSSGLRTHQRTHTGEKPYNCLECGQSFAHSSGLRTHQRTHTGEKPYNCLECGKSFARSSGLRRHQRTHTGEKPYNCLECGQSFTQKGQLHSHQRTHSGEKPYNCLECGQSFTHSSDLRRHQRTHTGEKPYTCLECGQSFAQKGHLHSHQRTHTGEKPYTCLECGQSFTQKGHLHLHQRIHTGEKPYKCLECGQSFAQSGTLRSHQRTHTGEKP